From a single Bos indicus isolate NIAB-ARS_2022 breed Sahiwal x Tharparkar chromosome 11, NIAB-ARS_B.indTharparkar_mat_pri_1.0, whole genome shotgun sequence genomic region:
- the MRPL41 gene encoding large ribosomal subunit protein mL41 encodes MGLLSGAARALVRGADRMSKWTSKRGPRTFHKSRGAKGVGFHGRGGKFVLVKERVPELVVPDLAGFKLKPYVNYRAPEGTDVPLTAKQLFLETAAPAIEKDFKAGTFDPEHLERYGFEPTQEGKLFQLYPKNFPR; translated from the coding sequence ATGGGCCTCCTGAGCGGGGCGGCTCGCGCCCTGGTGCGGGGCGCCGACCGTATGAGCAAGTGGACCAGCAAGCGGGGCCCGCGCACCTTCCACAAGAGCCGCGGTGCCAAGGGCGTCGGCTTCCACGGTCGCGGCGGCAAGTTCGTGCTGGTCAAGGAAAGGGTCCCGGAGCTGGTGGTGCCCGACCTGGCCGGCTTCAAGCTCAAGCCCTACGTGAACTACCGCGCCCCGGAGGGCACAGACGTTCCCCTGACGGCCAAGCAGCTCTTTCTGGAGACGGCGGCGCCGGCTATCGAGAAGGACTTTAAGGCCGGGACTTTCGACCCCGAGCACCTGGAACGGTACGGGTTTGAGCCCACGCAGGAAGGCAAGCTCTTCCAGCTGTATCCCAAGAACTTCCCGCGCTAG